The Fibrobacter sp. region GGCGGGGCCCCAGCTCGGAGTTGCGAAGGCCGCACGGGCCCCTCCCTGCACCCTCCCCATCCTTGGCCGACGCTTTTTTTCTCACAGCGCCCTTTTTTCTGCATAAATTGATTCTATCTTCTTTTTCACATTCAATTTTTTTATATTGTGCTTATAACACAAACCAAAGACACAAGAGGTATATTATGGCTATTTCTAAAGTTTGGCTGGACGAATCCAGCGACGAATGCGTATCTTGCGGCGCCTGCGAAGCTACTTGCGACGCAGTGTTCAGCGTTCCCGAAAAGATGCAGGTGAAGGAAGGCGTTGATTATTCCGCTTACGAAAGCGAGATCAAGGACGCTGCCGACTCCTGCCCCGCCGGCGTCATCAAGTACGAATAGTGCACAAGGCGACGCCCGTCGCAACAATACCATTGAAAAGGGCCTCCCCTATGGGAGGTCTTTTTGTTATCCGGCAACAACTTGTCCCCGGACATCCGGGGGCAGAGGCTAATTACTTGATACGGCGGTAGCCCATGGAAATTCTCTTTTCCTTGTTCTGCTTTTTCACCGTTCCGGCGCGATGTTTCTTGTTGGCCGTAGGCGCAATAGCCACTTCCTTCGTATGGAAGATAAACTTCGACACGTAGGGACCCGTAGCTATCGCCCTGCCGTTTGCTGCAGCGGGGTTACCATCGTGAGGCAGCCACTCAAGCTTCAGGTGGATGGTTCCGTCGGCAGACAACTTGTCAATTCCGATTTCATCCAGATCAAATTCGTATTCCGTCTGGGTCACATGGGCACCCATGTTGGTGTAAATGTCCAACGTGAATGCGATATGAGCCTTCCAGGCGAAATTATCCAACGAATCCTTCTGGAGCAAAATCGGCATCTCCACATCGATGTTAAACACCGGGCCTCCATGCTTGTAAGCGGCAGTGTCGTAAGAGAGCATGGAACTGTACGGAGTCAACTTCTTCTTGCCATTTGCGATAAGGGTTTCCTCTGAACCGCTCAACACGCTTAGGCGGAAGTCCTCGTCCTTTTCGGGCATATTGCCTGCAAACAGGTCGTCACCCTTAGCTGTAGTGCTTACACCCTCGGCCATCTTCACCCTGAATCGGACGTCTTCAATCTCACCCACCACAGGGACCCAGGG contains the following coding sequences:
- a CDS encoding ferredoxin; amino-acid sequence: MAISKVWLDESSDECVSCGACEATCDAVFSVPEKMQVKEGVDYSAYESEIKDAADSCPAGVIKYE